CGCCCGCTTCAACAATGGCGCAGGCGGCGCCGTCGCCGAAAATCAACGAGGACTCCTCATGCCGCCAGTCAATGCCGCGCGAGGCGATATCGGCTGAAACAATGGCGATACGGCGGTAGCTGCCGCTGGTTAACAGCGCCGAGGCCACCTGCATGGCGCTGATAAAGCTCACGCAGCTGCTGTTGATGTCGAACCCCGCCGTACCGGCCGGTAAGCCCGCGGCTTTCATGACGTGAACCGCCGAACAGGGCAGCGCCTGGACGGCGATGGCCGAGGCGGAGATCAGCAGATCGATGGAGTCCGGATCAATGGCGTGACGACGGCAGGCGTCGTGCAGCGCGGCGGCGGCGAGCGCGGCCTGACTGTCGTCGCTCGCGGCATGGTAGCGGTGCAGAATGCCTGAGCGGCGCTCGACATATCCCGTCCGCTTGCCGAGGCGGCTGTCGAGTTCGGCGGACGTAATAAGGTGTTCAGGCAGCGCCTTGCCGGTCGCGATGATGTTCAGCCGCGAGGCTGGCGGAGAGTGAGGTGTAAAGGCCATGACGCTCTGTCCCTAAGCTCAACGTCCCTGCCGGACAGGGACGTAAATGAAGTGATATCTGACGTTATTATGCGTGGTGCGCACGATAACATGTCAGCAGGGACAAAAAAATTCTCGCTACCTTTTCCTGGAGCCGGAGGCTTATTCCT
This DNA window, taken from Cronobacter universalis NCTC 9529, encodes the following:
- a CDS encoding 3-oxoacyl-[acyl-carrier-protein] synthase III C-terminal domain-containing protein → MAFTPHSPPASRLNIIATGKALPEHLITSAELDSRLGKRTGYVERRSGILHRYHAASDDSQAALAAAALHDACRRHAIDPDSIDLLISASAIAVQALPCSAVHVMKAAGLPAGTAGFDINSSCVSFISAMQVASALLTSGSYRRIAIVSADIASRGIDWRHEESSLIFGDGAACAIVEAGDGRSGILAMNAETYPQGSELCEIRAGGTRKNPRAGMEESDFLFRMQGKALFRQASLLIDGFWQRLLDAAGLTLDDIATVVPHQASHLSLEHMRKRLKVKPDVLVDIYRQHGNQVAASIPTALHEAFITGRVKTGEPLMLVGTAAGLTLAGMVLLP